The segment TGGTCTGTGGGAATTCCGCCTGAACGCGGACGAATCGGGCAAGTACGAAGTCGGTGCCGAGCTGACCGCGGAAGCGGTGTTCAGCGTAGGCCAGACCGTCGACGTCGCCGGCGTCTCGAAGGGTAAGGGCTTCCAGGGCACCATCAAGCGTCACCACTTCAAGATGGGCGACGCTACCCACGGTAACTCGCTGTCGCATCGCGCCCCCGGCTCGATCGGCCAGCGCCAGACCCCGGGTCGTGTGTTCCCTGGTAAGAAGATGTCGGGCCACATGGGTGCGGTCAATCGCACCGTGCAGGGCCTGGAAGTGGTCAAGGTCGA is part of the Luteibacter pinisoli genome and harbors:
- the rplC gene encoding 50S ribosomal protein L3, whose product is MSIGLVGRKCGMSRLFTEDGRSIPVTLIEATPNRVTQVKTVEIDGYDAVQVTAGAKRASLLTNPAKGHYAKAKVEPGRGLWEFRLNADESGKYEVGAELTAEAVFSVGQTVDVAGVSKGKGFQGTIKRHHFKMGDATHGNSLSHRAPGSIGQRQTPGRVFPGKKMSGHMGAVNRTVQGLEVVKVDAERHLIAVKGAIPGAPGGDVVIRPTTKG